A region from the Indicator indicator isolate 239-I01 chromosome 4, UM_Iind_1.1, whole genome shotgun sequence genome encodes:
- the LIN52 gene encoding protein lin-52 homolog isoform X1, whose product MAAPTDGTDLETSLLSFEKLDRASPDLWPEQLPGVAEFAASFKSPITNSPPKWMAELENDDIDMLKELGSLTTANLMEKVRGLQNLAYQLGLDECKCGMQVGLTALQIFPLKMINFYLESVLTHLASV is encoded by the exons ATGGCGGCTCCCACGGACG GCACCGACCTGGAGACCTCGCTGCTGAGCTTCGAGAAGCTGGACCGTGCCTCCCCGGATTTGTGGCCCGAGCAGC TGCCTGGTGTTGCTGAGTTCGCCGCCTCCTTCAAAAGT CCTATTACAAATTCTCCTCCCAAGTGGATGGCTGAATTAGAAAATGATGATATCGATATGTTAAAGG AACTGGGGAGCCTCACCACAGCTAACCTGATGGAAAAAGTTCGTGGCCTGCAGAACCTGGCTTATCAGTTGGGACTGGATGAATGTAAGTGTGGTATGCAGGTGGGACTGACTGCATTGCAGATCTTCCCACTGAAGATGATAAATTTTTATCTGGAAAGTGTGTTGACACATCTGGCAAGTGTCTGA
- the ALDH6A1 gene encoding methylmalonate-semialdehyde dehydrogenase [acylating], mitochondrial yields MAAAAVARGAWGGRRRVALRLPRRDGTPWITSAAASFSSSSVPTTKLFIDGKFVESKTTEWIDIHNPATNEVVSRVPKATASEMEAAVASCKKAFWTWSETSILSRQQIFLRYQQLIKDNLKEISKLITFEQGKTLADAEGDVFRGLQVVEHACSVTSLILGETMPSITKDMDTCTYRLPLGVCAGIAPFNFPAMIPLWMFPMAMVCGNTFLMKPSERVPGALMFLAKLFQDAGAPDGTLNIIHGQHEAVNFICDHPDIRAISFVGSNQAGEYIYERGSRNGKRVQANMGAKNHGVVMPDANKENTLNQLVGAAFGAAGQRCMALSTAILVGEAQQWLPELVDRAKNLRVNAGDQPGADLGPLISPQAKERVCHLIEKGVKEGATLLLDGRNIKVKGYENGNFVGPTILAKVKPNMTCYKEEIFGPVLVVLEADTLDDAIKMVNNNPYGNGTAIFTTNGATARKYSHLVDVGQVGVNVPIPVPLPMFSFTGSRASFRGDTNFYGKQGVQFYTQLKTVISQWKEEDATDTKPAVVMPTMGN; encoded by the exons ATGGCGGCGGCAGCGGTGGCGCGTGGTGCCTGGGGCGGGCGGCGACGCGTGGCGTTGAGG CTGCCACGGAGAGATGGTACCCCCTGGATTACTTCAGCTGCcgcctccttctcctcttcctcggTG CCAACAACCAAACTCTTCATTGATGGGAAGTTTGTTGAGTCCAAAACTACTGAATGGATTGATATCCACAACCCG gccACAAATGAAGTGGTTAGCCGCGTACCAAAAGCCACAGCCAGTGAGATGGAGGCAGCTGTGGCTTCTTGCAAAAAGGCTTTTTGGACCTGGTCAGAAACATCCATTTTGAGTCGCCAGCAAATCTTTCTGCGTTATCAACAACTCATCAAAGACAATCTG aaagaaatttcAAAGCTCATCACCTTTGAGCAAGGGAAGACCCTGGCTGATGCTGAGGGAGATGTGTTCCGAGGCCTCC aggtggttgAACATGCTTGCAGCGTGACATCCCTCATACTGGGAGAGACCATGCCCTCCATCACTAAAGACATGGACACTTGCACCTATCGTCTGCCTCTGGGCGTCTGTGCTGGAATTGCACCATTCAATTTCCCAGCCATGATTCCTCTTTGGATGTTCCCCATGGCTATGGTTTGTGGAAACACCTTCTTGATGAAACCATCTGAGCGTGTGCCAGGAGCACTCATGTTCCTTGCTAAGCTGTTTCAGGATGCTGGTGCCCCCGATGGGACCCTGAATATCATCCATGGACAACATGAAG CTGTGAATTTCATTTGTGACCACCCGGATATCAGAGCAATCAGTTTTGTGGGATCTAATCAGGCTGGCGAGTACATCTACGAGAGAGGATCCCGGAATGGCAAGAGAGTCCAGGCCAACATG GGAGCCAAGAACCATGGTGTGGTTATGCCTGATGCCAACAAAGAGAACACCTTGAACCAGTTGGTTGGAGCTGCTTTTGGAGCAGCTGGCCAACGCTGCATGGCCCTGTCTACAGCAATTCTAGTGGGAGAAGCTCAGCAATGGCTGCCAGAGCTTGTGGACAGAGCCAAAAATCTACGTGTAAATGCAG gagacCAGCCTGGAGCAGACCTAGGGCCTCTAATCAGTCCCCAAGCTAAGGAACGGGTTTGCCATCTGATTGAGAAAGGAGTAAAAGAAGGTGCCACTCTTCTTCTAGATGGACGTAATATCAAAGTGAAGGGCTATGAAAATGGCAATTTTGTTGGGCCAACAATTCTTGCCAAGGTCAAG CCAAACATGACTTGCTACAAGGAGGAAATCTTTGGACCTGTCCTAGTTGTTCTGGAAGCAGACACTTTGGATGATGCTATTAAGATGGTAAACAATAACCCCTATGGAAATGGAACTGCAATCTTCACCACCAATGGAGCCACAGCTCGGAAATACTCTCACTTGGTAGATGTGGGGCAG GTGGGTGTCAACGTTCCAATCCCAGTCCCTCTGCCCATGTTCTCTTTCACCGGCTCTCGTGCTTCTTTCAGAGGGGACACCAATTTCTATGGCAAGCAG